ttgttttgaaattatttttaaagacCTTTCTTCtaaagttattttaaaaaatctcttTATGGCTTTActttactcattttttatgaCAGATGAAGGAATTAAAATTAATGTGCTAATTTTAAGATTCACCTCACCCCTAATCTCAAAAGAAATTCATTCTCTTAATAAAGTCACTATCCTAAAAGatattaataaagaaagaatctGTAGAACAGAAAGACATCTGTTATTTCTAAAGTCAGAAAAATCACTTGTTAACCAATTGATAGATAATATCATAAAGAAGTTTAAACCGGATATAGAGATAGAGATTTATTCTTATTCTCCCACTGCTTTTTTGCATAGGCACCGACATATAGTCCAAACACCTTGTGAAAAAGAATTTAGTGGAAAAGATATAAAAGATGAAACTATGCTTACTTTTAGACAATATGAATGGATTGACAGTTTGACAGATATACCAAGCAAGATTGTGATAAATAACATACTCATACTTTTTACAATAGTTTCAAATATTCATACAAAAGATGTTTTAATAACTAAAATCAACCAAACCATTTAAAGtcaataataaaaagagaaaacaaagagacataataatgaaattgatagaCAACCTATCTAATcatttaaaaagacaaaaaagactATTTACTAAAATTGAAAGATTCTATAGACATACCTATTGGTTGTATTAAGTGTAGAAAATATGGACATCATGTTACgaaatatgaaaaagaagaaaaagctaagaaagaaaaatataagaaaagatAGCACATAGCCATTTACTCTTCGTTCAACCTCAATTCAACTATTAAAGTTAGTTATTTCCAATCTAAAGTTAGCTGTAAAAAAAGGTTACTTCAAATCCCTGAATTGGCTAAAGTTAGCAGCTTTAGCTATACCTTATTCCAACCTTCAATTCTCCTCTCTATGTTCATCAATATGAATCAATTGAATGAACTTCTAACCCTTCTGacactttttgaaaaattagtagAACTGCTCCGAAgcatttgattttcattttttaacgTAGTAAGTAGAGAAAAACAATTCTTTAATCATAGGTACCAAAAATAAAGCAACTAAATCCAAATAGACAGAGCTGCAATAGAgctttgttaataataataagaccaTTTCTTTTCTTAGAGCCCCGTAATCTTCACAATAAGCTATTGGGCTTTAGAAGTTAGAACAAGCCCAACTCAAGCTCAATAAACTGAAAAACTCTGGACTCTCTTTCTTCACTCTCTCAACGTCTACAATGGCCACTTCTCGCTCCTTGTACCGTACAACCACCCAATTCTCCCAAACCCTTCTTCGCACTTTCTCTACAACCCCCAAACCCTCGcatcacaaccaccaccaacagaGCCACAAGTTCCTCGAGTCCCATTCCTATGTCGGTAGCTGGTGGCACTCCGATCCGCCACGGGACCCCAAGGCCGCCGAGCGCAGGCTCGCCATGCTCCGCCGCGACTACGCCAAACAGGTCAAGCTTGTCCGCAAGGAGTACATTCGCGAGGTCGAGCTCATGCGCCTCGAGCAGCAGCGCAAGGACGAGGCCAGGAGAGAGGCACTTCGATTAGCcaatgaggaaaagaaaaagctcAAAGCCGAGGCCGCTAAGCTCCGAGCTCATGAGCGCGAGCTCGCCGAGAAAGAGTTCCGCCAAACTCTAGTAcgctttctcttctctctctctctctcgctgtttttctcttaaattctttattttgtgtttggttgccaaggAAATGTTGagttttttgtgatttgtgatttgtgtttggttgctgagaaaatgtgggaaatGAGTTTTTTGAATGGTTGATTtcatgtttggttgctaagGAAATTTTGGAAAATGTGGGGGATGTGAGGgtctttaagttttaattttgttgtgatttatGTTTGGTTGCTGAAAAAATGTgggagaaattttttgaataagTTGAATTGTAGGTTTCTTCATAAGTTGGGACAGAAGTTTACGAAAAAATTTCAGTTACCATTTTGGACTCTGGAGTCTTTACAAGTGTTTATTGTACAAATGCAGTTGAAGGAAAGAGCTGAGAAGCTTGAAAATTGGAGgatgaaagaaacaaagagggaagagaagaagaaagagaagaaagagttGCTACACCGGAAGAGTTCCTTGTGGATCGATGAATCTGAATTGGAAAAGAAGATACTCGAGGCTATTGTGGATACTACACCCCTCTGATTCTTTCGCTTtcgttttatattttttttatgggaataccTTTTTATCTTTTAGTTGGAATAATCTTTAAGAAGATTTTGATGCCTCGAAGCATTTTTTGTGCTAGAATATGTAGCTTAGTCATGTTTTGTGTATTGGTGTTTGTCAATGTAGCCTTTTTAGTTTGCAGCTTTGTTTGAAtggttactaaaaaaaaattaagagattgAATAGATTTCATTTTGAGCTTTCAGTATGTGAGTGCATGCACTTGGTAGCTTTTATGCAAATATAACTGATCCCTTCGTACTGATTTAATTTTTACTGAAAGAGTAAGAACAGTGGGGCTTATAATACGCAATCCATTTGCATAGAACTGTATATATAATACTATCTGATTGTGCATGTGCTAATAGATTATGAGAGATTTCATATATACCTTTTCtatttatcaaaattataaaattaagtgGAGAGGATGGGAGAAGTCAGGCAGAGCAGCTACTGCATATGTTGAGACAAATTGATCAGTATGTTTCTTCATCTGGGGAGTACAATAGGAGATGAGGTTGTCTTGCAGTGCATTAGATGCTTCTTAAGTTTTGAATGGTTTGCATCAGTGGATATTGTGCAGCGGGCTGCCATGGAAGTTGCATGCATAGCAAGCAAGTTGACTGTACTGTGCATGGGAATTTTTCCAACTTACCACGTAAAATTGTTTGCCGAGAGAGTTTCCCAATTATTTGCATGATCCTTTAGCAAGGGAGCAGTTGGCAACTCAGATTCTGACAGTAAGCATCTGATGTCCATGATTAGTGtaaattatgtataattttcTATATGTCAAAACAAATATGCAAATGAGGTGTGCACTATTCttaagaagcaaaaagaaatggaaagggAGCCTCTAGAGGCCTTTTATTGTTCTTGCTTTGTCTTTGAAACctattggattttctttttgtgaatgtaaaaattgtccatttctttacttttaaaaaaaaaaaattgtccagtTCTTTGTAAGAGCTGCAAAGTTAGTCAAATGACTCAATTTACACAGCACATGGCATTTACATTAtatacctatcaaaaaatatgCTAAGCTGTACTCTTTGCAGTTTAAATTTGTACCTTACTGACTAATTGTATTACATCATATGTTTTATCAAAAGGGTTTAAACTTATTGAAAAGGCGAACATATTCTCTCTTTTGATAATTAACCTTGTGAAGATAATGGTATTATTGTGATGTTGATTATGCAGGTTGTCTATCATTAATGCTGCGGAGAATGGTTCATCATTTCCTTCAAAAAGAAGGGACCAAATGATGAGAGGCCCGAGATGACAATGAAGGCTTTGTTAATTCTAATCTTGAACTTCTTGATATTCACGTATGTTACTTATTTTGtcaaaaattttatcaaaaaaaaatatacttatcAAATCATTATGTCTTGGTCTAAAGCTACCAGTTATGGATTACTTTGTTCAAACTCATTTGACTTTTCCTCTCTAAGTATGCTTCTGTTGGCCCTTGCTTTAAGCACCTGCACTACCTTGGTTTCTGTGGAGCCAAAGGTAATGGTTGAAGCATGAAATCATGTGATGAaggtataattttttgttaaattggatTATGCATCACTAACAATGggaattttattctaaaaattttgttttttaattcataaatcTTTTGACAAATTCGACCGGCAATCCTTGGGTTCTTTGCTTTACCAAATGATCTGGTGGATGTTGTCAATCTCTTTAATGACAACCTTGTCACTCTCTTATTTGCAATTCTTCTGTCTTCTCACCTGGTATTCTATAATCAAAGGTCTTTGCTTTTCTGACTTGCTTATTACCTTGAAGCATTAATGTTTCTTCGTCCCTAgaagttttggtaaaaaaatgCATTCTATTAAGTGATGACATATTTTGCTTTCGCTGTCACATTCGTCTAATATCTGAATAGAGTATTTTCATAGAAATAATATTTGGTTCCATTTTTTGAATtctatatttttaatgaattataaaattttaattgaagtgtATTATTGAATTGTTCAAGGTTGCTTTTCTTGAATAAGGAGTACTAATTCTGTGGAAGCACTCCCAGTTGCTGAAGTTTCTTAACCATAAGTGTGTAATGTGTCACTTCTTgcatactattttttttttttttttttttcatactaaTGCTTTTGAGCTTGAACACTATGGCTGTTTCATAGGTCTTTCAGCATGTGTATGCATGCACCTGGTAAATTTTATTAACATATAGATGGTCCCTTCGTACTGATCTAATTTTTAccgaaagatttttttttttgagaaacagtgGGGCTTATAATACGATCCATTTGCACAAAACTATGTATATACCTCGtgtaattatcaaaattataagACTTAGtggagaggatgggaaaagtcGAGCAGAGCAGCTATTGCATATGTTGATTGTATGTTTCTTCACCTGTGGATTATCAGAGAAAAGGTTGTTTGTCATGCAGTGTATGAGACACTTC
The sequence above is drawn from the Quercus robur chromosome 7, dhQueRobu3.1, whole genome shotgun sequence genome and encodes:
- the LOC126691976 gene encoding uncharacterized protein LOC126691976 → MATSRSLYRTTTQFSQTLLRTFSTTPKPSHHNHHQQSHKFLESHSYVGSWWHSDPPRDPKAAERRLAMLRRDYAKQVKLVRKEYIREVELMRLEQQRKDEARREALRLANEEKKKLKAEAAKLRAHERELAEKEFRQTLLKERAEKLENWRMKETKREEKKKEKKELLHRKSSLWIDESELEKKILEAIVDTTPL